Part of the Quercus lobata isolate SW786 chromosome 6, ValleyOak3.0 Primary Assembly, whole genome shotgun sequence genome, gtgaagtagagtagtcttgtcatatcttgatCTTCTTGAGACttaaggtattgagtgagactcactctccctctcctagttcttcttttctACTCCACTCTTAGGACCTCCACCAAGAGCCTCCTCCTCCACTAAATGGATGTGGATCATGCATGCAGGTATAATCCCTTTCCCTAATTTGCTTTTTATATTACTATGATAAGATTAAGATTAGAGCatactagtttttatttaaactccttgaatatgtttgaatattcTTAAATGTTCATATGCgtttttcacatgttcttggCTGTTTATCACATGTTTATGCATGGCACTAGCTTTGATCTTAAattcacatcaaaaatatgaaaaacatgttagTTTCGTAATTctctcaaatccttgaatctaggatatcgccatccacacacattcactagaatttatttttcaatccaaatacaaTGATTAATAAAtggaattagggtttatcataTGCACACAcgttaaattcaacatgcaaattgattgataacatattggatgatatgatatgaacgttggccaccatagtctaaaAGACCACTTTCACTAGACAAGGTGGATGCCTCAGaccttcccatcttgtaacataACCTCCGAACTTAGATTAAGGGTTGATAAAtcaatgcttatccatgtaattttcactaggaaacaaagccatgtactttatcttagattgtatctaggaccaaagtcatgtaatttCTTATGATCAATGTACATTCATTCTTAAATCAacaaaatgatgaatttttcaattttggttttcttatttattctaataattaagTAAATGACGACTCCAttataaaacccttaatctaaagggaaaaatataatcaaTCGAACCTCCATTCTAAGAGACAATAACAtaactccacccattcacgtggatttgacccaaaaccaaaaaacaggTCGGGGGCACAGTCTCtcacaaatctaaaataaaaggaatatttatttgttatacaagTTAATTGGGTTATGTTAAATTGGTCATTTCGAGTTAACACGAATAAATTGGCATATCAAATTTTTCAATTGCAGGTCACGCAAGTTGACACGCTTATTGACACGTTTATTAGCATGTTGCTTTCGAGTtgacccatttatgacccataCCCGCTAAGGCCCAACCTTAACTTGTAAAAATCTATGTCGTGTTCATGTCATTTTCGTGAGTCATATCAAAAATTGACACAACTAATCACACTCGTACTGCTTGAATAATCAGATTTTCCTTTATGCAAGCAGTTTGTTGGGCCGTCCTAATCCTGAGTTAACCATATAATCACTTATACTCCATCAATTGATGCCATCTGTGGCAACTTGAGGCTAATTACCAATTTCCTAGAGAAAGTTTACATGGTCCACACTTGGTTAATGGATGCCAAACATACCAGAACTGTCAAAAGCTCATAACCACTAGAATTGACCACCATGGAACAACAGCTCCACAACCTAATTTAAAGCATACAAGAGTTCacaatgtagttttttttttttttggtactgaACAAATTTATCTGTTTTTTCAAGCTTGCTATAATTAATGTACATTGATGTCATGAAAGTCTGAAGAAAGCACGTACAATACTCTCTTAGATGGAACAAAAACTAAACCGTTAATTTTTGGtattaaacctcaaatccacgAAGGGTTCCTTGAATCCATAAGATGATAGGTCTGGAATCCATCagagaaaatgataaagaaaaactctgaattttattaataataatctgCTTTGCCTTTAGATgctacaaaacatatatatattgaaaaggtAAAACCCTAAGATGACTAGGAAACTCTCCAAAACCCTAATTCGCACTAATCATGAGGCAAAATactaaattttaccaaaaatggtaacattgagttaaatgcaaaatcataaaTTACTGAACTTAAGGGGTTGTCACAAAACAAGCGGGACCTTATTATGACTTTAGagcaaaaagttattaaggaaaccaaaattattaaaaatggaaaaatcacTGTTTTTGGACCTAAACGAAGGAATTCACCAAAATTAAGGCGCACCTCATAGCAAAGCGATGACTATTTATTAGAAGACCGTTTTCATTCAACCTATCAAATTTCTTATAGTTTTAACTTCGCCGCCCAAATGATTTCTACTAGTGCATTTTTATCTTGCAGCGCCATGATTTCAGGCACTTTTAATGTTCTAAGAAGGTCATTACTGTCTCTTCTACATCCTACATATTCCAAACAAGCCTTGGCATTTGGATGAGGAGATTGtcataaaaaatagtaaataaataaaaactttctaTAAACGGGTGCTTAAATTTTTCGAACATCTTTTTAAGAAGAAATTCTACAATCCCATAAAAGACTGTCTCACTTTGACTACAACGAAGTGAATTCTACTCTACAATGGGAATCTCAAAGGCATTTTGCTCAATTTTATCTTCGATTATATTCCCAAAGATTATGTATTTATTAGATGAATACGCAAAGGAAATACGTCATTTCCAATAAATCCTTTTCCTTGAAGCTCTTATTGAGATTCTAAAGGTTATTCTAGATGAGAACTTAATTTGAAAAACTTGTATATTGACTTAATTTTTGATCGACATAAACGGGCATAAGAGATTGTTTGTTACATAAAACAGAAGGAACAGCATTAGAGTTAAGGAGTGgcggacaaaatgggcttctgcccttttcgggcaaattaattagctttataccctctttcccaaactaaatagagAAATGTCCatcttttaaaactcgatttataataaattgagttaggccctatagtgatgttttaaggagcctatagtgacctTTTTTaaaacctatagtgacgttttttaacTAGACCTcaatgaaatcgagttataggtaaaaaaaattgcctataactctaTTTTATTGAAGTCAAgttaaaaaacgtcactatatgtcttaaaaatgtcactataggctcattaaaacatcactatagggcttcaaaaatttttttttttaactcgatttatcataaatcgagttttaaaagagggatatttccctatttagtttgggaaagagGGTATAAAGCTAATTAATTTACCCGAAAATGGCAGAAGCTCATTTTGTCCAAGGAGTGGCTATTCTTAAAGAGTAACTATTCCATGGAATGAAGATGCAACTAAAGTTGACAACATGTGGCACAATTCAGCACCTGAAGTTGTCGGATTGAGTGCCAAGTGCACCCCAAACCTGATCCGACTTGACTCGTGGATACCCTTAATATTACAATTTCTTAGATGCACTACATTAgattctccaattaaattcaaacatataactaccttgaatttaattattcttgAAAAAGATAACATTATTTGTGCTTCATTAATCAATGCAATCatgagtttgaatttaattgggaaaGATGCTACACATAAGGAGCTATGCTTTGTATCGAAGGATTAATCAAATATTCTTAGTGGGCTTTGCCCCACATTGATGAGAATGAGATTGGATGTTGATTTTATAAGTTATCTTAAATATAGAGTACGActtaacaaaaaggaaaaattatatttaccaAAGTAATAGAACCTCAGAAACACATggacatttaaaattttacctTGAAATAATATTACTAGCCATTCCTGGGTACAAATGCATCAATGCGAACAGCTACTAGAGATATGATTGATGCCATTGCCCATCATCTAAGCTAAAATATTTACATCATCCAAAAAGACCAAATTGGAATGAGTAGTTCTAGGTTCTAAGTTACTACATCATTATGATCACCCTGCAAAACATAAACGCTTCACCGGATAACACAAAGAGTAATGAATACTACCCTTCACTATAGTCTATATGACTACTAATTGAAGGCCAAACCTTCGGCGCTGCAATAGAAAATACTCTAAAGCAGCATTATAGCTTCACCATTAGGATAGTGGAGTTCTTTTGGATGTTGTAACTAGCCAAATTCCGATCATCCAGGAGCCTTTTTCCAGCAAACACAAGCCTCTGAGCATTAACTGGTGTACCCAACTtgtcaaaaatctttttttttacatcacCAATAATATCCGACCTCTGCACTTCAAGAACTATACTGCTCCCAGAATGTGGCTTGACAAATATCTGAATTTTAGCAGGCAACAACCCTAGGATTGATTTTTCCTCAATTCCATAATGGGCCAAAGTGTTCCAGTCCTCAAGTCGATTTTGAGCATAACTTAGATCCCAATCTTCAACAGGGGAACTCAGCAAGTTCCCAAGTATTGCTTTCACATCACAAACTTTGTGCAACAACTTAACATCAAGTTCAAATGTCTCCTCACTTGGTGCTTTCACATAAATTAACAAAACATCTTTTggattaaaaatcaaattaagagTTGACACATTCTGTAAGTTGAGCGAGGCAAGAGTCCGGTTATCTTCAAGGAGTTTTCCAGCATGGAACAGACTGTACTGATCTGGCTGTATCCCCTCCAGAGCCTGTATCATGGACTTAATGTTCTGAACTGTATATTGTTTCTTCGCTTCAACCACAATGGTTTTCTGGTTTGATGGTATTTTGACATAGATTTTCATCACAAATGAATCTTGAATAAAAAGATGGAGAGTAGAGTTCCTTGGAATGCCACAATCCAGTAGTGTCTTGTCATCCTTGAGCTGATCACCAGCAAAAAAGAGCTCCTGAGAGATTTCTGGAACACCTTCCTTCTCCCAAAACATTGTCTTTAGATTTTTAATTGTCTCTGATTTTTTTACCTTCACAGCTACTGTTTTAATGAGCTTCAAGTATATATCAATCTGAGCAAAAGCAAAGGAGAAGAAACTAAGGCATGGAAGTTTCACAAAGAGTATCAATGGGGGAAAATTGATACACAGCACCAGCAGTCTATCCGAAAAGAACAAACGAACAAATCAGAAGAAGAAACTACCAcccaaaaggaaagaaaatgcaTTGTGTAAAGTCCATATAACCACCACAGGCAAATAAGGCACTGTTGAGAGAGAAACTGAGAATAGTAAGAACCAACAAATCTACAAACCTAACAAGTTAAATTAAGGGTCCACTAGCTATTTAGCTAATGTTTTTGGTTTATAGATGCAACAAACACAGTTAAATCTTATAAGGAAACCAAGCTGTCCagaaattctttttctttaatcagTGAGCAATGTCTCAGGCACCATTTAAGATGCACCAGTTCTTCAAAAAACATGCCAAAAACCAATATCACATTTAAATTTGACTCAAAGGGTCACCTTTATGTATTCATCACATATAGTTTAAGATGAGGGGATGAGGCTTATAGGTATTATCCCCAAACTCACCTCAAAAGGAGAAGGCATCTTATTAATCCAACATATGCATCATCTTTTTGAGCATTCAATCGTGTCGGCTCTATGTGCAGTGCGAGATGATGAATATGCCAAATGCATTACATAATTATCCCTCAAAATGAGCACTCTAAGTCTGTAACCTCTAAGGTAGCTTAGAGGGTTATAACTAAATTAACATCTTTACTCTCAAATTGGCAATGTGAGAGTGAGACTAAGTGGATGGGATTTGATCGCTAATGAGTAAGGATGTGTGCTTGTAAGTGTCTAAATTACCTTGCAGTTTAGAGTACTCCTTTCAAATGAGTTTGGCACTAATACCTTTAAATCCCACCAAGAGCCTTGTGATTTAGTGATATCATCTCATTCTTCCCATGGGAAGAACCTATGTTTGAATGTCCCCTCCCCCCACATAGGGGGTGGTATACAGTATACACCCCATCTACGCCTCCCCTTGATTAGCAACAGAACTATCTTCCTATAAGAATCTTCTTAACTTAAAAATTGCATATAGAAGCAAAGTCAAACATAACGCTAGTTGATTCACAAAGCAATTCAATACATCAAATAGTGTCTAAACCCAAGATCGCCCCGACCAATTTGACCAACCAAGATATCCCAAAACAGATAATAGAATTCAGCAACCAAAGTTTTCGGAGACAATGATGATAGCTTCTTAACACATAAATGAgtttaatcaaaaaaaaaaaaaaaaacctcttcatCGTGCGGGTTTAACTGGAGACTGTGTGATGAGTGCCGGTGACTACTCGGTGGTGCCATTGAGAGCGTATATAAAACCTTAAACACTTCTAACTGAGAAGTGCCGGCATGCAAAGAGTCGCTGAAGCCAAGAGAGATAAAAAGGTCCCTATCTTTCTTCTGCATAGGTTTTACTTAGTGGTGTGGTAGTTttgatgggttttgatttggttataagaaattttattatttgaacaaattcttttttttattttatttttttgagaaacaattcgAAATCACctatttatcaatttttcaattttttgtaatagaattttaaatttctttttttttttttaacaagaaagGAGTAGtactttaaatttcttaaaatttagataataaagttttacataaattaaattatcctaacaattaataatataattatagtTTTAGTTGgaatataatttcaaatttttttgaaacttagGATATAGAGTTTAGCTAAAATTAAACtatcttaataattaataataaaaaaatgataatttagcCACTTTTTATACTGAAAACAATCACTTGGCCCAACTTTTATCTTGAATGAGAAAATAATCACTTGGCACAACTATATGGATTTGGATCCCATAAATATTGCATAGGTTGCAATAGGATCTAATGCAATATGCCGCTAAGCCACAATTGAAAGACTTCTCTTCTAAACTCTCAAGTACTTAATGCTTGTGAGATGACAATTAAACTACAAATCCCTTGGTATAACAAAGAATAAGAGTACGTTTGGTATACTGAATGAGGATTACGACAGAAATTGCAATCTTTATTACTatgaataaaatgtgttgtaatgtaataactaaacatattcataaatTTGGTTGTGAattataacattagaataaaacttaaggCCAAAGGCCTTGTAACTGAATTGGCACCACCTCATGTACAAAGTGTTTGGGGGTCTAAGAGAGAAAGGGTTAGAGCTGCGAGGTTATCaccatgttgtaattatctctcaaaaaaaaaaacttaagatttattttaggaactatcttactcatacaattatatctccttaaaaattgttatttttttaatttaaaagagatatgtgttatattttatgatttttttatttttataattgttatatagaaagtttgtttatttggaaatataataagttttaaaattattacacTTACTAAGGAATAGTTAATACAACTCTTTTaataaggaatagttattccttattttgaaaaataaatattcataagaaatgattattccttgtaataaaaatataatcaaactaaagaatagctaaactataggaataactattacattataatacttattacagtctaccaaacatgccctaaaaaaaaattttattgtgcaaaactcattaaaaaaaaaaaaaaaaaaccgcttTTTTTAGACTTTTAAACAAATATGCACCTCAATTCCTTGTCTCCTTTTGGGACTTTcgattttctttttactttttaatgttGTTAGggattttgataaaatttaaaccGTTCCACTTACACACATTTTGGAAATGATATATACCACTCTGctcatttaagtttttttttagtaaacagtaatatttattagaatacacacgaaaataataatattagtattttaaatcaggtatataatatattacataaccagaatataactaaaaaaaggCCTAACCTTTGTAATACCTTTGTAGTTGTAAATTGGGGTTATAAACAGTGAACATTAGACACATACAACCAATGTGAAATaaacatcctttttttttttagtaaatagtaatacttattagatgTGTccttttctcaaccaaaaaaaaaaaaaagttagatgtGACCAACATTGAATTTCTTCACTTGCACATAAACTGTCGCAATCACACGCTACAATTCAATTTTGAGTAGCGTCAAGGACACATAAAATGGCACAATTTTGTACTGCAACTCGTCACATGGTGAGTTATGAGTGGTATAGGTGTAATGGTAGGTCATGTGTGAACACACATCAACCACTCACAACTTACCACGTGGCGAGTTGTGGCTCAAAGTTATGTCATTTTATCTACCTTGACATTACTCCCcaattttatatctatttttataacaatctttattttttttaattttagaagaACTATCTTTAGTTgacaaactatttttttagaacaaCTATCTTTAGTTGATAAACTATGATTTGTTATCTATGACTTTTTCATatgaaaatactatttttttttttttccatcattcACAACCAACCCGTagataattgtaaaaatagatGTGAAATTCACCGTGATCTTAGAATTTTTGGGTATTACATGGGATGCAAATCCCAAGTGACATGACTGGTTGGGATTATGTCTTACAAATATTTAggtaaaatatcaaaaaataaataaaaaataaataaagatacaacatttttttatgtagAAAAGCCAAAAGATACAACTTTTGTACTGTAATTTTGACAAAATCTAAataaatgatagttttttaataGAAAAGGATAAAACTTTTATAATACAATTTTGATGTAATCATCCTTGAGTTGTGGAGAAAAAATTATGGATTTATGTTAAAATGATTGTCCATTACTCACAGTCAACCACTTCAGAAAGTTATGGCAAATGGTGAGGTCTTAAAAGAACTTAATACAAAAACCACATGAAGATTTAGGCTAATTCGATGTAATactaaaatattgaaaaatatacaatttgCTCCTTAATAAGTACAAACACACTTAACACCATTTGAAGGTTCCCTTCTCTTTCAAGTCTTGTGCTTCCTTCCAATAATTTGTCCCGACTACACAAATTTTACAGTGACTGCATTATGGCAATTATATGCTTGAATGTCTGGGTAACCAATGATAGATAAATagcaaaagaagagagaaatattTAAACGCCGTTAAGCGAGTTTGTGCTTAGGGgagtaaatttaatatttttgaaaagatttAGCAGCTCCTAACATTAGCCGAAATTTTTGGggtattgtttttgtatttattcGTTTGCTATATGATTCCTTTTGTACTTTGGGATTATACAATCAATAGCTTCTTAATGGGTGAGATTgtgaattaaaaatttatctttcaattttagTCCTTGTATCAAAAAAGgtaaaaacttttaaatttttaaataaaataataataaaaaaattccaaagggtgagattgaaagttaattttttttaattctcaaatctcaatcgCAAGTCTGGGTACCTAAGGCACgcttggcaacgtcctaggcatgcttgcaacgtctttggccgtcctcggcatgctttgcaacgtcctcaACATGCTTGGCAACGTCTTTGGCCGTCCTCGGCATACTTAGCAACGTCCTCAGCATGCTTAGCAACGTCCTTGGCTGAcctcggcatgctttgcaacgtcctaggcgtCCCACATCGAAAAGAAATCCCCTcactttctaccttataagctTTGAAGCGAATGAGTAGTGTACCACTATTTCTTTAAAGAAGTagtggtacactactccttcGCTTCAAAacttataaggtagaaagtgGGGAGATTTCTCTTCGATGTGggatgcctaggacgttgcaaagcatgccaaGGTCACCcaaggacgttgccaagcatgtCGAGAACATTGctaagcatgccgaggacggccAAGGACGTTGCAAGCATACCTAGGTTGTTGTCAAGCATGCCTTAAGTACCCACAATAAAAGGATCACTAATATAACgatcaatttctccttgaaacttgttaagtttaatcgtttttctttcggagttaatctagttctttgacatctatgctctacaaatttattgtttaggcctttaacgttcgaacccaatacaaatttgggatcgttacaaatttgagattgttacaaattgagtccttacatcaaattttaagaattattaCATCTTGTGcattggaaaattattaaatactcccagagtatcataaatgcatactctcccctctcacatgaattgtgggttccatcattaatttaatttgtGGAACATGCAATTATATTA contains:
- the LOC115993865 gene encoding polyubiquitin-like, which produces MQKKDRDLFISLGFSDSLHAGTSQLEVFKVLYTLSMAPPSSHRHSSHSLQLNPHDEEIDIYLKLIKTVAVKVKKSETIKNLKTMFWEKEGVPEISQELFFAGDQLKDDKTLLDCGIPRNSTLHLFIQDSFVMKIYVKIPSNQKTIVVEAKKQYTVQNIKSMIQALEGIQPDQYSLFHAGKLLEDNRTLASLNLQNVSTLNLIFNPKDVLLIYVKAPSEETFELDVKLLHKVCDVKAILGNLLSSPVEDWDLSYAQNRLEDWNTLAHYGIEEKSILGLLPAKIQIFVKPHSGSSIVLEVQRSDIIGDVKKKIFDKLGTPVNAQRLVFAGKRLLDDRNLASYNIQKNSTILMVKL